TGTTGAAAACCTTGATTAAGGGCACGATTACTAACTCTCAGTTCCTGGTTCTCATTTGTAATGTAAGCAGTAGAGCAATATGAGAGGTGGGTTGTTTTTCTATTTGTCCACCCCTGCCTGCTtaacaaaccaaaacccacTGAAGTTAGAGGTACTACAGCTGTGGTACACAGCCCTCAGAAGCTGGGTGCTTCACCTGGGCAGCTTACGAGGCTCTGAATTTGTCTGGGGGACGTAGCACCGATCTATGGAAGAGCCTCGAGCACCTTTTCCTGCTGGAGGTAGGAGAAGGTGTGCAGGATGCCAGCCTCCCCCCCCTCTGATGGGATCTGACCGAGAGCCTGGCACCAGCTGCGCTCCTCGGGGCAGTGCAGGGGCCTGGGGTCGCTTCTCCTGTGTGGCTCCCCCGTGTCCTGGCACCCTTCGCATCCTTCACCTCGGCTGCTGGCGAGCTGTGCTAAGGGACGGGGCTCCAGCAGGACCGGCGGTGCCCCCGAGGGGCTGGTAACCGATCGGTTTTCCTTGTCGGCTGTAATCCCTTGTTGGGTTTCCCCCCCCGAGACAGAATGTTGTTTCTGAAAGGAACGAACTGTGACTAGGTCCCcgctggtgttttttttttcatattaacaACAcgtttacattttttcccccgATAAAGGCATGGAATGTTCTGGCCCTGGATGGCAGTAACTGGCAGCGAATTGACCTGTTTGATTTCCAGAGGGATATTGAGGTATAATTAAGTGACATACAAACCcgttttttcttgttaaaatgtaattacagCCTAGGATGGATTAATACTCCCAGCGTAACCCCTTCTACCTTCCCTGGAGATAGAAATCATTAATTTCAGTTCTTCTAAGCTTCAGGGAGTCTTTAAAGTCTTGGCAATCCattcagcttttgaaaatggaCAGAATTACATATCTGTATCAAGACTTAAAGATGGTAATAGAGGGAGAGGTTTTGCGTGCATGTGTtctaaaaccagaaataaataaacaggtaTATTGAGGAAAATTACTTCTGCATAGCAGAATTtgggctgcttttcctttgattCAAAAAAACCCAAATCCTATCACAGCACGGACTCGGACCACTAAGACTCTGAGCGTCTTTTGAAACATGGCCCACAGCATCTCTCTTTTCCCATCTGCCTTTACTGTAAAGAAACGCGATGGAAACGTGGACGATTCAGGGGCTCCAGGGGCAGAGTTGTTCCTCAAGGATGTAGCTTTAGAAGCGCTTTTTAGCGGCTATTCTAAATCTGTCGGATGTGGTCGAGTTAGCGCCGACAGGCAGGGATGTTGCTATCACCCCCTTcgaaaaactgaaatttgtttaTCAGGATAAGAGaccaaaacaggaaaaagttcCTAGAAACTTTTTTCTTGTCAGAATACTTGGTTTCTTATCACGATATTGATGTgctctttgaaatgttttggagGAGGGAGACAGAGAGTGCATCGCTCCACTTACTACAGACGTGAAGCAGGCGGTGACTGAAGACGCACACCTTGTGGGGACTGGAGGGAAACGCATGCAGTGTTTGTGGAGGAAGGAGTTAAAACCTTCCTGCCATCTAAGCGAGATGCCCGGATAAAGTCACCCCCCGTGACACTGGGCGacttctgcctgcctgcaggggTCTGGCTGGGCTGGGACTCCTTGCAGGAAGTAAATGGTGCGATGTTGTTGTCGATGACAGGTGCTGATCTGATGACAGGTGCTGATCTGATAACAGGTATCAATCTCTTACCATGCCCAGGACGTGCCGGAGGGGTACCATTACCCTTGCACagaggcacagcacagccagaggTGCCCGGTCCAGCAGGAAGCTTGGCCGGAGCCGCTGCGCTTGGTCTGTGTAGGAGGGAGAGCAGAGTGCTGTGGGCACAGCCTGCCTGCTCTTCTTGACTGCTTTTTGCATGGTTTCCACGTCAAACACGTGTTCCTCCACgagccccagcctcccctttCAAAGGAAGATGCCGTGGTGTGTTGCACCTAACCTCCAAGCACCTGCCGGGCTTCCCGATGTCCTcaatgtttttgctttaaagcaaTGCAAATCCACCAGCTGACGTAAATTGTGTTCATAATCTGACTTACTCAAATCTTCTCGTTCAAGCATATGACTTCATAGGCTGGCCAGAGGAATCACAAAGGTACGTGTGCTGTTTGGGACCCTCCAGCCCTTCAGGTCAGGCTTTCAGCTGTTCCCACTGCCCCCCAGGGCCCGTGGCTGGGTGTTGGCAGGAGCCCACGCAGAGATCTGGTGGGGCTGGCGTCCCTCCTTCAGTCGTGGTATTACGCAGTGCCGAGCCCGATGCTCGATTCTTAGTTACTTCGACTGGAAGAAGCTAGCAGGAAAACATCCTTGGCCCTACAGGGGGGCTTCGATGCTGCCTTGAAGAACTGAGAGGAGTTCCTGTTGTGTGACAAACAGCCGTAGCATGAagtggaggggaaggtgttGGAATTCCTGGGCACTGATCCTAATGCTCTCAGTGTCTTCTGCACTTCATTCAGTCGGAAATACCTGGCTAAGTGCTAACGTGTCCGAGGGTCTTTGCAGACTGCCACCAATTgcaaatgggggggggggggggggggggagaaatcCATTTCTCCAGATCTGTTGAACACAAACGTTTGGATCCCTTTTCTGCAAGAGGAAATCTCGTGGGCTAGGCCTGTCTCAGCTCTATTTCGAATAGAAATCGAAGTCTGTGCATTCACAGTACGCTCGCTGTACTCGTTTGTCAGTCTTCTGCCCCGCTgtagcagcagcactgctgctttcctgctgctcGGGCAGTCTGCAGCAACGTCCAGGGCTCTGGGCTGGAGGAAATCCTCAGCTGTCAGCCTGCACTCGCCTCCTCCGGCTTTAGGTGCCTTTTCTCTCCATCTTCAGAAGCTGAATAATTTCCCCGCTCCCTGCCTTAGATTATCACCATggcactttttgttttcttagcgATGTTTTACCTAGAATAACAAACTGTTGCTAACGTGCAAAAGCTTGAATTCAGCTTTTTGAATGCTGAAGTCACTTTGGGTTCTTCCGGATTTTAACGTAGCCCTTTCTGTCTCCAACAGGGCCGAGTAGTTGAGAACATTTCCAAGAGATGTGGAGGGTTCTTGCGAAAGTTAAGCCTTCGTGGCTGTCTCGGAGTGGGAGACAATGCATTAAGGTAATGGCATGGCTTGCTTCTGCTCTTAGAAGTAAAGCAGAGAGCGATTCGGTCTCTACAACCACAGAGGGCTAATAGACACGAACGCTTTGGAACCGAGATCTTGAGCCTGTGCCTGACTTAAAACACCGAGAGCAGTAACATATGAGCAATCTTTATCATTTCTTAACTCCACTCACTGgttgttttcattaaaacaatacCGGCTGCGGGCTAAGTAGTAATTGCTGCTAAATCACAAACTTTTGCCTTTGGGCTGGGAAATCTACGAATTTATTTCCGTTCTCTGAAATCGCAGGGCAAGATACAGGGCAATGtgaatttactttttgtttgtttattttgcttgagacaattttataaaattttatctGATGCGTTAATAAATGCAGTAGAACACCTGGAAATCTATCGCCTGACAAGTACTGTGTTCTGCCTTCCATTTAATAAAGGACATttgcacagaactgcagaaatatCGAAGTATTGAACCTAAACGGCTGCACCAAGATCACAGATGCGTGAGTAATCATCCTGTTTCCACCGTTATCCCCCTTTTCTGGGAGCACCGTGTTATATTCTCAGCTTCCTTTTTTAAGGGAAGGCCAGGCTTGTGCATGCAGCAGGTAATAAATACAGTGCACGTCGTATGAAATGCATTTGGCTTTGAATACGTCGGTCACGTCAGAGTCTCTCATGTGTTCTCTTTCAGTACGTGTACCAGCCTCAGTAAGTTCTGCTCTAAGCTCAGACACCTCGATTTGGCTTCCTGCACTTCCATAACCAACCTGTCCCTGAAAGCACTGAGGTAGGAGTTGACAACGTTGACTTTTGCGCGTTGGTTCCAGGTAGTGTGACCCGCTGCAGCCCCGTGTTCCTTGCGTGCCTTGGCGTAGGCAGAGGTTTAACCGTGGTTAGAGTTCAGGCGTCccccagcagagctcagtgttCTCGTGTTGTGCCTGGTTTGcagaggcaggggaggaggatgCCGTAAAAGCTGCCCTTAAACTTGTTTGTATCCATCCTGGCGATTATTAGCGGTAGAAGAATTCCATTGCATTGAAGTCTTGGAGGAGGGATTGGGggtgtaggggaaaaaaaaggcttagtcagtttgccttttttaaacGTTCGTTTGCTAACAGTCAGCTTCTGCGCTGTGAGAGTACCACTGCATACGTGGTGTTCACGTAGCCAGAAGGTGAACACCAGCCTGGGACTATTTGTCTTTTCAAACCGCTTAGGAGACTTATAACTGCTTAGATCTGCTAAATGGAATTGCCAAGTAATctagaaaaggaagggaaagagacaTTGGTGGGAAGATATTGGGACAGAGGAAAGGAGGCAAAAAAACGCTGAAGGTAACGATAGAGGCcgagctttaaaataaatcaaaataaaaagtgtcaAGTGGTGTCccagcagaataaaataaaaggaaagctgTATCACGGGGGAAGAAATGGAGGGTTCGCCTAGGTACCAACAGAAAAACATggatttaaaagaacaaatgaagggttatgttatttttctggctACGTTAAAGTACTTtgagcttgttttttcttcccttgaggGTCTCGTCCCTGTCTCTAATTTCCAATGGTCAAGattgtgctgcagagcacctgATAGCATCTACATTTCTTGAGTGCCACTTGCACTGAGTGTTACTCCTGCTGGCAGCTATTTGTAAATGCAGAGTTAGATCTGGGAAGTCAGAAGCAGCATGGTGGAGATCAGCCCAATTTTTGGCTCTGGCTGCGTGTGGTTTGGTTGTGTTTGGGTCCAGAAAGCGCacaaactgtgtgtgtgtaggggCTGGGAGGTGCCCAGAACGGGGTACGCTGGCCTTGTTTTGCCCTTCATAACGCCCTGCTCTGGAGCTCCTGACAGTGCCTCTGGAAAGCTGCTCACACCTGGAGGTGTTTGCCAAGGAGATGTTCCCCGTGGGGTGTGGGTGTGCATCTGTGCTCGTGTGGGTCCCCAAAACAGGGAATTCCTAGTCCTGTCTCGAAGCAGGGTGtcctttgtaaaacaaaaagttgCCACATGCTTTTCCTTTCGCCTCCCAAGCGAGGGGTGCCCACTGCTGGAACAGCTGAATATCTCCTGGTGCGACCAAGTGAcgaaggatggcatccaggccCTGGTGAGAGGCTGCGGGGGGCTCAAAGCCCTGTTCCTGAAGGGCTGCACACAGGTACGGCTCCGCAGTGCTCCAAcgagccccagcagctggctgacGTCTGCTCTAACCAAAAGTCTTGGGGATGAAGCGTTGTGGggttttctctttccagaaatGTTGCGTTGCTGAAATTATTCATGGTATGTCTGGTGGAGatgagctgcttttctttggaaattctTTAATAGCCTGAGCTCAGCGTGAGCAGCGGGACAGCGACCAAATTGCCTACCTAGCTGTAGAATCATTCTTCTTCCCCCCGCACCGGGAACACGCTGAgcaaacttgtattttttttctaaagaaaagatAACTTTATCCTTTGTGGCTAGACCCATCTGGTTTTGAAGGCTCGGAAAATTTTAGGGAGCATGACAGGGCTTTCATCTGCAGCGGTGACAGAATTGCCTTGCCCTGTCATTTGGACCTTCCAGCTGGTCAGAGAAATCCCCGTGTTCGGGACCCGGCAGCTGCTGGGTCCTCGTCCCCAGCCACCATCAGCActggtttggtttggatttatttttttttcttggggcGGGCGTTCTTAGGAATGAGTCACGAAGTGCCATTTTCATCTGCTGCACATAGACAAAGAGCTCTGTGTTTTTACCTGACAAAAAGCACGTTTCTGCAGGGACACAAAGGCCTGAAAGGTTTGTGTGATGGGCAAAGCAGCAACACGCCGCGAGCGCACAAGGCAGTGATAACCCTGGGGGCACGAGCAAGCCCAGCTGGAAGGGCAATAGTCGGCAATTTTCGTTAAATGATGAttgctgttgttcttttttaacatGTGAGGTGGGTACACGCAGCTGTCAAAATGGCTTGATTAAAGATGATAATCTCAGCCTATTTTGAGGATTCAGGTCATGGAAACAGCTTGAGTTTCTAGTAATTTATAGAGTCATGAGTAATATTGATGGTAGTACATCCTTGTTATCAATTATTTGCCATCTGTTCGTATAGATTTCAGAATAGCAAGCTTTTTTTTGTCATCAGAAAGCAACGTGGATGTGTTTGTGCTCCTCATGTCGAaataagactttattttttttttgagagctcCACTGTTGCAGTATGAAAGCAGTTCCTCGTGGGCCCTCGCTAGTGAAGCATTGCCTTAATTCCCATAAAGAGTTTCGGACTTGACAACTTGCTTTGTTAATCACACGTTTCGTTGGATCGGCCGTTCCTTAAATCAGTAACTTTGTGTTGTGGGTCTTTGAACTCTGTTCCTGGGGCGTACAAAACGCCACGCGCTTACTGCTGCGCGTTTTGAGACTGCATCGCCCTCCTCCCCCACAGCTGTCCCAACCACAGACCTTTTATTGTTCTCAAAGCTTCCTTTTGAAGGTTGTTTCAGGTATTAACAGGTTGTTTCagcctctatttttttttttccagcttgagGATGAAGCTCTCAAATATATCGGTGCACATTGTCCTGAACTGGTGACTTTAAACCTTCAGACGTGCTTAGTAAGTAAGCTGCCCTGTGACTTCCCGGCTCAGCCCGCGTGCGTTTTGAGGCCATCCCTAAGCAGAACCACGCAGAACTCGATCCCAGAAACGTCATCTCTGCAGACAGGGCAGTTGTAAATTTACGAGACTCTTAAAAAACAGTtgatgaaaaacagctttctgggAGTGCTCAGCAATGTTGAATAACCCCCCAAAACAGTGTCACTGCATTCAGCTCGTCAGCTTTGTTTGTCTCCTTGCCCTGCCCGCAGGGCTTCTGAACTCCTTTGCAGGACGAGCTGGAGAAATTCTTTCCATGGGGCTGGAATGCCTGCGCGGCCTCGCAGCCAgcttcctcccagctcccctcACACTGAACCAAGAGGTGCGATTTCCCTGCTCAGGACTCTGAACCAGTTGCTCTGCAGGGCCAAAAATGCATATTTACGCCCCAAATGAAACCGGAGCGGGCTCTTTGTGCGTAATATCACGCAGCTGGACCGATGCAGTGGGGACGGGCAGTCCCAGCCCTCTCCCAGGGAGGTGGGCAAGgcccctgggggctgtggggagacTGACCTCGATATCTGGGGCCACAGCCGGGCTGCTGGAGTTGCTGTGGTGTGAGTTTGGCCGGGTCTGGGCCGCAAGGTGGGCTCTTACCTCTCATGTTGTGGTCCCAAAACGCTCACGTGTTTGGTTTTTACaagccagggctgcagaggtAGGACGGAGATTCAGGCCAGGTGCTCCTGAGCCTCCCCCTGCCATCCACGTGGCCCTGCTCAAACCCATCCCCGTGCGGGATCGCTTTGGGAACGTTTACACGTCACCGCAGCGCAGCTCAGCCTGCTTCAGCTGCTCCGGTGAAATGCGTTTTTGGGTTGAAAGGAGCATAACTTGGCCTCGGTTAAGTTCCTGGTTGGAAATCTGAGAGGACAATGTGCAGCGTGTtgctcttccccctcctcccttacGGCTTGTgatgctgttgttgtttttctggtaGCAAATAACAGACGACGGGCTCATCACGATATGCAGAGGGTGCCACAAGCTGCAGTCCCTGTGTGCCTCGGGCTGCTGTAACATTACTGACGCCATCCTGAACGCCCTGGGACAGAACTGCCCCAGGCTGAGGTAAGCTCTCGGCGGGTACCTGAGCTTTGACGACCCCCGCGTGTGAGCAGAGGGTCCTGGGGACAGGTCACGGCGTGCTGGAGCTGCTTCGGGCACTGAAGGTCTCAGGGTGTTTGTTACTTTTGTGCTTTTGCTCAAAAGGGTGGGCTTCCAGCATCAGCCCTGCAGGTGCTTGCTTTTTACTtaaagaggtgtttttttatcAGGACAAGTTTTTCCAGGAAGATTTTGCTATAATGCAGAAAAAGGCCAGgtgcaggaagaagagatggtTTTTATCTGGCGTCTGTAAGAGCTGGGTGGCCTGTGTTAATTAACATAAAATACATGGGGGGGGAGCATCTACTTCCCACAATAAGCTCGTTTAAAGAATTGTGGTGTGAAGTGCAGCGTGCGAGTATATGGAAACTGGTTGtgaaaggggaggggggcaaaATGCGGCTTCAGTTCAAGCGATTTCTGGGTGTGATCAGCTGGAGTTCCGTACGGTTCTGGGAAAGTTGGTTTGCCTTTCTCTAAAGGCCGATAAATGTTAACGCTGTGAAGCAAACCCCTGCGAAGCTGCAGTAGCTGCCCACCAGAAGGCTCGTCTCTTGTCACAGAAGCGGGCAGTTGGCCTCCGAGAAGACCTGAAGCTCTTCTATCGGGGCgtgaaatacttattttcctgcccctctgctgggTTGTCGTGCGTCCTGACTGGTACTGCACACTTTCCATGATGAGCTCTGTGCTTGGGGTAGAAACCAGAGCGCTGAAGTCTTTTTTGAGCACCTTAGTCCAACGTTTGTCAGCCCAGACCTGCCCTGCCTCGTAGCAGGCACTGAGCGAGCCTTGGGGCTCCCCTTTAGCCTgacttcttttctcctcctgtcaCCTACGCTCAGGGTGGCTGCTCTGTGCAAATCATCCTCAGAGAGCACAGCCTGAACCGGGGCAGACTTTTCTGGGTTGCTGGAAGCTTTTAATGAaactctgaaaagcaaaacgACTCCACCGTGGTTATTATCAATTCTTTCTGTGCAGAATATTAGAAGTTGCAAGGTGTTCTCAACTAACAGATGTGGGCTTCACTACGCTAGCTAGGGTAAGTGCTCGTTGCCACTCTTCTTCAAGtgtctgtgctttcttttcatgATGGATATGAACAAACAGTAGCCTTCTCTCTCGAGTGCTGTAATGCTTTTCCTCTCGAAGTTTGGGTGGAAGCTTGGTTATACATGATTTCTGATATCCGAAGCATTGTCCTGACCCACACACCTCAGAGGACTCGCATCTGGACTAAGCCAAATGTTAAATACTTGGGAGCAACAACACTGAATGTTTGCTCTGGATTAATCTGTGTTCCATACAACTGACCCTGCATTTAAACCCCTTTACTTtctatgaattaaaaaataataaaaaatctcagtGCCTTTAAATGGGTGAAGTTGCTAGATTACCCTTACTCTTTGGTGATGTTCGTAACGGAGCAGTGAACTTCCTTTTCCATCCCACTGCTCCATGGAGAAAAACCTTTGCTGGGCTGCCTGTCTTGTGGGTGTCTTTGTGTTTGCTGTCTAAACTTTGCACTTAGTTTTGTGTTTGGTCTTCTGCTTGTTCCTAGAACTGCCACGAGCTTGAAAAAATGGACCTGGAAGAGTGCGTCCAGGTAGGAGGTGCCACCTCTGGCAgttacttgtgtttttttttagcacaaTCACAGCGGTGTGGAAAGGTggtgaaaaagcagcaaattgtCTCCAAATGGGAGCTTGATTTAGGATCCCGAGGAAAACGATCAGATAATCTTTGGAGAAGAAAACGTTGACTTTGTAGTTTAATCCTTTGTTTGTCTTTCATGGCAATAAATGCTACTGTAAGTGTAATAAAATAGATCTTCAGTAGTAGTTAGATGTGTCTAGGAGGTCGTGTGTCAAAGGTCATAACTCACACAGCGATCCAGGATAAAGTCCCAGAATAAAATCTGTGCATGTAGGCAAGGTTTGTGCCATATAATACTGCTAGGAATAAAGGAAATTGGGTTGCTTGGTTGTttccttggaggaaaaaaaaagcagattgtTGGAAGAGCAGTGAATTTTGTACACGGGACATGGAAACAACTTGGAATAAAACCAGGGTGCCCATTCCAGTCTCAGCCTTCCTCAAAGGCAGTGGGATGCAGCGTAGCGAGCCTGCTGTTGGCTGTGGACATCCCCGCGCCGCGGGAGTTCTCATTAGTTCCAGGGCTGTGCTGTCCTGTCGGGATGTGCCATAAGCTGGTTACTGCTTCAGGGTAACCTTGACAGGGAAAAATACTTGACGTTACTCGGGATCCCAGGACAAATTTCCAGCCTTCAGGACAGATTTGAAGCTGATTGAGGTAACAGGGTTTTGCTTCCTGCGATGAGAACACGGCGACCCCGGCGTTCTGTGCTTCCTGGTGTTTACGGGGCAGAAATTCAGGAGGTCGTAGGAGGAAATGACAGTAGTCCAGACAGGAAACGATTTAAAGTTAAcccaaaaaggaagaaggaaaattggGCTGTGTCCTTGGGCTGCACTGAATAAAGGCAGCCCAGCGAGTTCCCTCTGAAAGCCTTTAGACGAGAAACCCATTGTGCTGAGTCgctttcttcctgaagaaataaCGAAGAACAATTCAGTCCACGGTGCTGTTGGAAGGGCTTTGAACACCCCTTGTACTTCAGAGACAAACATTTAGGAGTCGTCGTGTTTCTGCTTCACCAGAGCTGCTTCAGGAGGCTCAGAACAACAGCAGTGTCCGTGCCCCAGCGGTCCTTGAAGGACGCGAGTTGATTTCTGTAAGGGAGCAGAGAAATGCGTACCTCTGAAGCTTGGTCACGCAGGAGATGAGTCCTGAGGAGCTCAGGACGATGCCTGCGGTGAACACGGCCATGGATTAGGCAGCAGTTTGCAGTTGGTCTTTGGTGGGGGGTAAAAAGTCCTTGTGCCAAGCGTCTGACATGAaaaggcttttctcttttccagataACAGACAGCACGCTAATCCAGCTCTCCATACACTGTCCGCGGCTTCAGGTTCTGGTGAGTGTTATAAGTGAGACTTTGAGCGTTTTCTTCCTACAAAGGGATTTCGAGCCCTGCCTGTGGGGATTTGTCTCTTTGGCTCCATTGATGTGTTGCGAAGTCTTGGAAGAATTCAGCTAGAAACTTGACCCCGGAGAACCTATTGTCCCTCCCCTACTGCTAGCATCAATCGTGTGCCAGGCACCCACAGCTGCCTGAAAATGAGTTAGAGGACACTGAATTCTCCTGGTAGCAGCCTCTGGTTTTCCTCAACAAGCTTAGCAGAATCTGTCCACGAGGCAGGCTGTCAGTAGATGTGTGGGAGAGGAGCCTGCAGCCCTTCTCACCTGTAACACGGAGCTGGGCACCTGAGGCCCACAATAACCTGTGCCCCTGTGAAAAGCAGCAGGCTGGTGCCCTCTCCCAGACCAAGCCCTCTTCCAagccctcttcctcctccagaaCCTGGATCGTGCAGCCCAAAAAAGCACCAAGCAGGTGGTGATGCTgcattcctgctgcttcttACACCCAGCGCCAGGGTCCTGCCTGCAATGTGCGAGGCCACAGGTTTTACACAGGAGGCTTCTTCAACAGCAGAGGCATTTGTTCCGTTCCCTTGCAGTGAGCATCTGCTGTCCCGTCTCCTGGCCCTGGGCCTCATCCTCCCCAGGCTGCCTTTCCCCTTGCCTTCCCTCCCCCGGGACCCCAGGGGTGCCTCCAGCGCACGGAGAGCGCGGATCTGCCCGGAGCACCCGTGGGGCAAACCCGCGGGTGTTGCACCTACAGAACCTGGGCCAGGTTGTCTCTTGTCCCAGAACAGCCCCGGCAGGGCctttgctgctggtggcagaggcCGCTAACTGTCTCTGTTTGGGTGCAGAGCTTGTCCCACTGCGAGCTGATCACGGACGACGGG
This genomic window from Oxyura jamaicensis isolate SHBP4307 breed ruddy duck chromosome 27, BPBGC_Ojam_1.0, whole genome shotgun sequence contains:
- the FBXL20 gene encoding F-box/LRR-repeat protein 20 isoform X2; translation: MFSNNDEAVINKKLPKELLLRIFSFLDVVTLCRCAQVSRAWNVLALDGSNWQRIDLFDFQRDIEGRVVENISKRCGGFLRKLSLRGCLGVGDNALRTFAQNCRNIEVLNLNGCTKITDATCTSLSKFCSKLRHLDLASCTSITNLSLKALSEGCPLLEQLNISWCDQVTKDGIQALVRGCGGLKALFLKGCTQLEDEALKYIGAHCPELVTLNLQTCLQITDDGLITICRGCHKLQSLCASGCCNITDAILNALGQNCPRLRILEVARCSQLTDVGFTTLARNCHELEKMDLEECVQITDSTLIQLSIHCPRLQVLSLSHCELITDDGIRHLGNGACAHDRLEVIELDNCPLITDASLEHLKSCHSLERIELYDCQQITRAGIKRLRTHLPNIKVHAYFAPVTPPPSVGGSRQRFCRCCIIL
- the FBXL20 gene encoding F-box/LRR-repeat protein 20 isoform X1, with the translated sequence MRREMNGVTRSRFEMFSNNDEAVINKKLPKELLLRIFSFLDVVTLCRCAQVSRAWNVLALDGSNWQRIDLFDFQRDIEGRVVENISKRCGGFLRKLSLRGCLGVGDNALRTFAQNCRNIEVLNLNGCTKITDATCTSLSKFCSKLRHLDLASCTSITNLSLKALSEGCPLLEQLNISWCDQVTKDGIQALVRGCGGLKALFLKGCTQLEDEALKYIGAHCPELVTLNLQTCLQITDDGLITICRGCHKLQSLCASGCCNITDAILNALGQNCPRLRILEVARCSQLTDVGFTTLARNCHELEKMDLEECVQITDSTLIQLSIHCPRLQVLSLSHCELITDDGIRHLGNGACAHDRLEVIELDNCPLITDASLEHLKSCHSLERIELYDCQQITRAGIKRLRTHLPNIKVHAYFAPVTPPPSVGGSRQRFCRCCIIL